Below is a window of Littorina saxatilis isolate snail1 linkage group LG2, US_GU_Lsax_2.0, whole genome shotgun sequence DNA.
atttttGAAACGTCAACTCGACGAATGACCTAttccttcttcttcgttttctCATGCGTAGACCCCTGCCTTAAGACCTGGTATTTTGCTGTCATTGAACTTTATGCCCCTAATGGTGGAACCGTGCGGGCGttaaacaacatttatcatATGTAATTGAACTTATTTCTTGTGTCACACAGACGACGGCGGCCGTGTTCGTGATGACGCTAGTAGCGGTCAAGCTGGCCACGATGGTCAACAAGAAGCGCCAGAATCTACCCCCGGGGCCTTGCGGTCTGCCCCTCGTCGGCTACCTGCCCTTCTTCGGCAAGCAGCCCCCGGTCACCTTCCACGAGCTCCGCAAGACCTACGGTGACGTCATCAGCATCTCGATGGGCAGTTGGCCGGCGGTGGTCATCAACGGTCGCGAGGCCATCAAGGAGGCGTTGGTGACCAAAGGAGACGACTTCTCGGGCAGGCCCGCCTTCACTACTGCTCAGCTGCTCAACGACGGCAAGAACTTCGGCTTTTCCGTCTTCGGACCCACCTGGAAGATGCACCGCAAGATCGTCAGCAATGTCTTGTACACTTTCACCAACGCCCGTAACAACCCCATCGAGGACATCATCCGCACGGAGGCACACACGGTGATAGAGGAGTTCCTGGCGCACGGCGAAAAGAGCTTCTGCCCGCGGGACAGCATGCAGCTAGCGGCGTCCAGCTTGGTCTTCCAGCTGTGCTACGGCGCGCACCAGAACATCCGCGAGGACCAGTCCTTCGTCAGCGCCGTCAACGGGGGGCGCGAGTTCGTCGAGTTCACCAGGGCCGGCAACCCCGTGGACGTTATGCCCTGGCTCAGGTTCATCGTGCCACACAAGGTGACCACGCAGGTTTCACACGGTTTATTTGGGGTACAATTAATTACAAAATAATACTTTTTTGGGCTTAAAAAAtatccacacaaacacacgatagCTCCAATACATAACACATATTTTTGAATGCAATTACAATAACACGTACCTTTACTAGTAGACTATATGTTGAAGCACGTTGTGTGACCCAAAGTGatcacctgtacacacacatatcatGGAACCTTACATTGAACACTAACAACGATGTTTTAAACCCAGGTGACCAAGTTCGTGGATCTCATCACGCAAAGCGTCGCACGGCGCGAGCGGAAGGTGGAGGAGCACGTGGCGGTGTACGACGAGAACAACCTGAGGGACATCACGGACGGCCTGATCCACGCCGGGGACCACCTGACGGGGGAGGAGAAGGCGGTGGGACTGGACAAGCGTCGCGTGGTGGAGAGCCTGGACACCATATACGGGGCCGGCTCGGGCACGGTGGCCTCCACCCTGCAGTGGTGCATCTACGTCATGGCCGCCTACCCCGACACCCAGGAGAAGCTATTCCAGCAGATCAACGAGGTGGTAGGCCAGAGCCGCGAAGCCAGGCTGTCGGACCGCGCCGACCTTCCGCTCGTGGAGGCTACCATCTACGAGATCCTCCGTTTCTGCGGCTCCGTGCCCTTCGCCCTGCCCCACGCTACCACGTGCGACACGACGCTGCGAGGCTACGACATCCCTGAGGGCACGGTGGTGCTGATCAACCTGCAGTCCATCTACATGGAGCAGGACCTGTGGGGCGACCCGGAGGTCTTCCGCCCCGAGCGCTTCATCAACAGCGAGGGTCTGCTGGACCGCAGCCTGGTGGAGCAGGCCTCCCCCTTCTCCCTGGGACGGCGGCGCTGTGTGGGCGAGTTCCTGGCCCGCATGGagctcttcctcttcttcaccACCCTGCTACAGCGCGTCAGGTTCTACAAGCCTGCTGGGTGCGAGTACAACTTTGAGTCCACTTACGGTCTAACACGTGACGTGCAGGCCTTCCAAGTCTGTGCGGCTCCCAGAGGGTAGAGGGTGAACTGAACAGAAGCATCGGGAACGCTCGACTGTTTCGCGTTTACatacaaaaacagagagactgctagcgttccaaaattcagaatcaaaacacaagaagggtatttattggaacgtttaaagccatatgtactcgatgactatacacgctaattgctttaccaacagctggagacatgctaaattaagttccctgcaaaatattgtggtctaggaccccttcaatgttgagatatgttaattttcattttgatctggatcgtcctatttatagatttggcaacacatgcacagttgacgcaagggagagaactccgtgtccagggccggaccaaatgagttgtaaggggggggttcctccttttttggggggggcaaatcagcgaagtggcgaagccacaagcgcgcgcctgcaaagcaggcgcgcgaactaggggggtccgggggcatgctccccctgaaaatttttgaaaaacggttaaaatctgtgcaatctgctgcattctgggccttgttttgagggttaagagcagcattgttttggtgggggggggggggggggtacctttttctcaacggatttcacattgaataaaaatttgttagagacacacacaaaatgtattttaaaaaaacaacaacaaaaaacactcaaagcaaggtacatgctttttccaggggtggggttccggaacccctggaaccccccccccccccccctgggtccggccctggtgtcgttgttgacatcctcactttttcagaggctagaacaagctaaAATGCACGTATATATGGTCCCCGCAtgacgacatatcgtcattatatggtcttatggtgcgtttgacatcgattgtgggcaaactatactttgtaaacacgggagtaagTTAGTAAGCCTTTAATTTGGTACAATTTATTTGTATCTTATGTGTTTTCTCCCTGTCCAGTTTAAAGATCCTTGGGTCGAAGTACCGTGCTtgcaacgtttttttctcacaaatTGAACGTTCTAATAACTTACCATTCTTGTGTTTTAATTATTTCTCGTTCAGTGTTCAATAATTTTGAGGATGTTAAACGATTTTCAGTAGTACTCTGCTTGATTTCTGGGCGCGTGCTGGACGATACTTATAGCTGTAAGCTCCGtgatttgttgttggtgcacGATCGATGATTTGTTGGTGCATGATTTCTTTCTgcttgtaaacaaaataattatcGTCGCATGTTTCATGATTTTCTCTTAAGAATTTTCAACAATTTGTCGATGGATGGCAGATGATTTCGTGATACACGCTCAATTCTCGGTCTATTTTGAGGTAGCATTGTTCTTACTGCATAACAGTTTTGGGCCATGTTGAAGTTTAGCCTTGTAAATTCATTCTACTGCAATCTAGGCCTCTGACTTTACAGAACGTACTCTATTAAGCACAACAAGTTATtttgaatgctattcaagttatGGAATGAACTGTACAGATGCGTTTAATATACGTTGGGTTAAAAAGGAAAGCATTGGCGTGGCCATTTTGAGAACGAAAGTGACAAACAaagggagacaaacatgtcGGCCGAAAGTATGCATTTTTCTCAATCAAATACACAAATGACCAAATTATGCTGGATCGTGGAGCTCATTCCGCCAGTTGATTTGAATAGAACTATTTTTTGCTTTGATAAAAGTGACTTatatcaaaaacaaatcaataatgccactggattgtgagcTTTGAATTTagaacgctaaagttcaacattaccaagTGTTGTTGCCTGTACATATTGCGTTGCAACTGTGACGAACATTAGTGAATATCGAACAACATCGGGAATTCTCGATTATTTCAACACTTCTTTTGTTGAATAATATAGTTTTGATGCCTGTAAATATTGCCTTACCACCGGTGCAAATAGTTCAGAATGTTTAACTTCGTCaagtttaaaggcagagtaagcctcccgtaaaccatcacagatacggtcaggcttttacacacagtacaaacaccctttcatttaaacactcaccaattgagaacatcctaggtgccctccgtaaagagcgaacaattttcaaagaatttatttttgcgtggtttatcttacccctgagccatcgtgaacccgtgtgatccagttttcccccttttcacaatgcagtcgtcatagttagtcatttgaatgcgactcgacgtgagcttatctacaatagcacgttttttatgcacgaaacaacggctgtggttcacaagaactcttgcgatggcttttgactgttgagaggaacggcgatttgcactgataaaccgggccgtcgtctgttgcgacccttgcgtgaccctgcttccgggcttttctttttttaaactttcacaacttcgaattgttctgatcttgtcttgatgaaaaacgaattctttttatgattaaagaatgtttgtgtaacaagctgtcaatttattatttagattttaaaagttaggtctagcgcaaaaacgaggcgccattgttcttcagggccaagtccacgaaaataaattcttggaaaatgtctcacgctcgacagaaagcagccaggatgttcccgttcggtgagcgttcaaatggaagtatgcttgtactgtatttagacgctcggcggggagctctgtgatggtttacgggaggcttactgtgcctttaaggatgGCTGTACTCAAAGATATCTTAGTCTCAGAACAGCTACATGCGTTTTGTGTTCGCACGCACTTAGTGCACCTTGAatgcggcgtatggctgcctaaatggcggggtaaaaacggtcatacacgtaaaaatcctcTCGTGCAAAAatcacgagtgaacgtgggagtttcagcccatgaacgcggaagaagaagaagaagaatgagtgGATGCCTTTGACATAGACACTAGCTGCGTATGTTAAATACATAGAACCTCTACATTTCAACAAATCGTAGTCTCAATAACGCGTCGTATAATATACATTTTGTATCCACACCCACTTTAGCGCATGTCATTCTCCTGGGTTTGGCTAGTGGATGCCTTTCTCATGAAGCAGTTCGTGTGCAAAATA
It encodes the following:
- the LOC138959485 gene encoding cytochrome P450 1A1-like; translated protein: MAMGETFSSTIGSSEVKTTAAVFVMTLVAVKLATMVNKKRQNLPPGPCGLPLVGYLPFFGKQPPVTFHELRKTYGDVISISMGSWPAVVINGREAIKEALVTKGDDFSGRPAFTTAQLLNDGKNFGFSVFGPTWKMHRKIVSNVLYTFTNARNNPIEDIIRTEAHTVIEEFLAHGEKSFCPRDSMQLAASSLVFQLCYGAHQNIREDQSFVSAVNGGREFVEFTRAGNPVDVMPWLRFIVPHKVTKFVDLITQSVARRERKVEEHVAVYDENNLRDITDGLIHAGDHLTGEEKAVGLDKRRVVESLDTIYGAGSGTVASTLQWCIYVMAAYPDTQEKLFQQINEVVGQSREARLSDRADLPLVEATIYEILRFCGSVPFALPHATTCDTTLRGYDIPEGTVVLINLQSIYMEQDLWGDPEVFRPERFINSEGLLDRSLVEQASPFSLGRRRCVGEFLARMELFLFFTTLLQRVRFYKPAGCEYNFESTYGLTRDVQAFQVCAAPRG